The stretch of DNA AACTTCAGTCTCCATGTTCTCCAAAGCTACGTatgcaaacaaaaataaacaTTATTGTCAAGGGCATATGGTAAAGGGATTGAAGCATAAAGCATTGAACCAAGGCTCCTCTAAGCAAGGGATTCAAGCATTGAACCAACTATGTGGCTTTCAATGGCACAGAATGATCTAGAAAAGTAAAGCGAATACCTTGCTGAAAATCTTTGAAATCCTGATAAAATTCTGTCCACTGCTGCTCCTCATCAAAGTCAATATCTTTCGAGTTGAGGACGGCATAGATAAAGTGATCAAGCTGCATCATTTTTTCCCCCCCTACAGGACAAAAGAAGCATCTTACAGTTATTTACTGCAGCCAACACTTCAACAGCACCGATAGGAGATAAGATAGTTTCTGTAAATGCATCTCTAAATGCATCTCAACAGCACACTATGGTACTGAACTACTGATCTATTTAGGAAAGGAAATGACAAAGAGAAAACCGACTGTTATTGGGCCAAAATGAGGTGGCTCCACTTCAAAATAGATATAAGAATAAAGAGAGGAATGTAACACAAATACTCCCAACAACAAACAGTATAAAACAACAAAGCAAAGAGCGCATACCGGACTGCAAGGCCAACTTCAAGGCAGCCATATAAATATGATAAGGTGGATGATCTTCGTCAGAGTCAAAAATGTTGATCATATTCCTGATTTCAAGAGGAAGTGCTGTACACAACCAAAGATCTAGGTTCAGATAAAGATAAAATTGCTCAAACAAAATTACTATACGATGAAGAATATCGAATGAAGGCCAAGTTAGATCAATTGAACAATAGCATTACCATATCCCAACTTATAGAACGCCCAAATTAGATGACTCCGTCCGATAAAACGACTCCCTAGCGACATACGACGAAGATCAGCAACTTGGATTGTTTCAGAGATTTCAGTACATACTTCACACTGATGAAGCCTAATTAGTGCGTACAAAGGCTGCACCACATTAAGCAGCTCTTGTTTCATCCTATTCTTCGCTTTAACCAACAAGTTTAGCAGGAGTGAGAAGAGATTGAATAATAATTCATCCTCTGATGATTGAGCCCGCTTGTTCATGGGGTTATTATCCTCTGATGGTGGAGGTAGCTTGACCATAGGGTGATCTCCAATAGCTTGACATATAAGATTAGACTCTACTTGAGTAACTTCTTCTCTGAGAAGCATCATCATCCAGTGCGTATATTCATCAGCCTGCACGATGAACAAAGAACAAAGTGTTGGCGATTAATTAGCCATCTTGTTTGCGTAATGAAAAACTGGTACGTAATGACAAAATAATTCTACCTTCAATTCTGTTGGAGGCAATTCAACTTTCCTGACTACCTTGGTAATGTCCTCAAACAATCGATCCTACAtacacaaaaatacaaaatggGGATAAACATCTAAACATAAAGCTATGAAGCACGAATACATGGTAAGGTAATACCAGTATACCTTATCTGTTGAAGGAAGGATAACCTGGttgacaaaaaaataaaaaatcaatcaGCACGTGAACATTGGGATTAGCAATCAAGTATTAACTCAGTTATAACAATATTCTAGCATTTGTGAAGAAAACAGGATCAAATAAACATAATGGTTATCCACAAGTCTCCCAATATGACATAAATATAAAGAGAGAGGAAGGGGAGGAGAAGAAAAAAGAGCATTATTATTCACACACACACACTAACCTTAACAGTAGGGAGGCGGTGAAATTTTTTGCAAGAAATATCGATATCATAGAACTGCACTTGGAagagaaaaataacataattagATACAGATGATCAACTAGTATGAATGAGTGAACAGCCACAACAAAGGGTAGCAAGGTTCAAGGGATTTACACAAAGCATGTCAGCGAGTTGGTCCTCTGTAACGAAGGAAAAATCATCCTTGTCAGCCGTAAGTTGAATGAGTAACT from Silene latifolia isolate original U9 population chromosome 10, ASM4854445v1, whole genome shotgun sequence encodes:
- the LOC141606108 gene encoding uncharacterized protein LOC141606108, with amino-acid sequence MTTTQSATCLNCGWDDDCSIHNHDGWDGLPCDYIPNHAVLKPNKSLDDYYKLCLLPDFLLNKYGLPPLPDDKFDYNPDYDVGYFDNSQDDFDKFDEYRLEPFSAPPYFKRDHPDDDLFLKQLGDAQVPWRTQLKNYPKHADEPLIKDIVALIIWQDTKHHYFWEELHKLSPPDQDDSLYSHVIRKAASLVYFLYTQANLFKIGHERTMDKQLDIIFTEAEKWCAKGTPIDEACKLLIQLTADKDDFSFVTEDQLADMLCFYDIDISCKKFHRLPTVKVILPSTDKDRLFEDITKVVRKVELPPTELKADEYTHWMMMLLREEVTQVESNLICQAIGDHPMVKLPPPSEDNNPMNKRAQSSEDELLFNLFSLLLNLLVKAKNRMKQELLNVVQPLYALIRLHQCEVCTEISETIQVADLRRMSLGSRFIGRSHLIWAFYKLGYALPLEIRNMINIFDSDEDHPPYHIYMAALKLALQSGGEKMMQLDHFIYAVLNSKDIDFDEEQQWTEFYQDFKDFQQALENMETEVEPKSTVTVRPCESVNVFPDSSNDSNDSQERIPDFEPCSSENSSTDTGDAEDSII